A region from the Pseudonocardia petroleophila genome encodes:
- a CDS encoding DegT/DnrJ/EryC1/StrS family aminotransferase, with protein MTEAPAVPFLRPQLPPLTEVQRYFTLAEQARFYSNGGPCERLLRERLSDYLDGVTCIPVNNATSGIIVAVLGATHHAGTRGRGLVITPSYTFVATAGSVEALGYRPLFVDVDPESWQIDPAALERALAEHGDDVAAVLATHTFGTPPPAGLQDRWAAACAAAGVPLVVDTAAAFGAVDSTGARTGTGAHTHVFSFHATKPFGVGEAGMVTTRDPELARLFDGIRQFGFAEGRVASLPGINAKMDELHAATALTVLDTYAGVLASRRATAEYYRLHLEPAGFRFQTGAAGGTWQAGYLQAPDPATREALLAAGRAAKVGITAYYERPLHRHPAYAGALLENDLPVSDALAAGALALPMANDLSDAERSRVVDVVLETVKTAS; from the coding sequence GTGACCGAGGCACCCGCGGTCCCGTTCCTGCGCCCGCAGCTGCCCCCGCTCACCGAGGTGCAGCGGTACTTCACGCTCGCCGAGCAGGCCCGCTTCTACTCCAACGGCGGGCCCTGCGAGCGACTGCTGCGCGAGCGGCTGTCCGACTACCTCGACGGCGTCACCTGCATCCCGGTCAACAACGCCACCAGCGGGATCATCGTCGCGGTGCTCGGGGCCACGCACCACGCGGGCACCCGCGGACGCGGCCTGGTGATCACACCGTCCTACACGTTCGTCGCCACCGCCGGGTCCGTCGAGGCGCTGGGGTACCGGCCGCTGTTCGTCGACGTCGACCCGGAGAGCTGGCAGATCGACCCCGCCGCGCTGGAGCGCGCGCTCGCCGAGCACGGCGACGACGTCGCCGCGGTGCTCGCCACCCACACCTTCGGCACCCCTCCCCCGGCCGGCCTGCAGGACCGCTGGGCGGCCGCGTGCGCCGCGGCGGGCGTCCCGCTGGTCGTCGACACGGCGGCGGCGTTCGGCGCCGTCGACTCCACGGGTGCGCGCACCGGCACGGGCGCGCACACCCACGTCTTCTCCTTCCACGCCACCAAGCCGTTCGGCGTCGGCGAGGCCGGGATGGTCACCACGCGCGACCCCGAGCTGGCCCGGCTGTTCGACGGCATCCGCCAGTTCGGCTTCGCCGAGGGCCGGGTCGCGTCGCTGCCCGGCATCAACGCGAAGATGGACGAGCTGCACGCGGCCACCGCGCTGACGGTCCTCGACACCTACGCGGGCGTCCTCGCCTCCCGCCGCGCCACCGCCGAGTACTACCGGCTGCACCTGGAGCCCGCGGGCTTCCGGTTCCAGACCGGGGCGGCCGGCGGCACCTGGCAGGCCGGCTACCTGCAGGCCCCCGACCCGGCGACCCGCGAGGCCCTGCTGGCCGCGGGGCGGGCGGCGAAGGTGGGCATCACGGCGTACTACGAGCGCCCGCTGCACCGCCACCCCGCCTACGCGGGCGCGCTGCTGGAGAACGACCTCCCGGTCTCCGACGCCCTCGCCGCGGGCGCGCTGGCCCTCCCGATGGCCAACGACCTCAGCGACGCCGAGCGCAGCCGGGTCGTCGACGTGGTCCTGGAGACGGTCAAGACCGCCTCCTGA
- the rfbA gene encoding glucose-1-phosphate thymidylyltransferase RfbA, which produces MKGIILAGGSGTRLHPLTLAVSKQLLPVYDTPMVYHPLSVLMLAGIRDVLLISTPHDLPGFQRLLGDGTRYGMNITYAEQAEPNGLAEAFVIGADHVGDDTSALVLGDNLFHGSNFSDLLHECIGGIGPDADGCVLFGYPVRDPENYGVGEADEHGRLISLEEKPAQPRSNRAITGLYFYDDRVCEIAKDLKPSDRGELEITDVNRVYLEQGRARLVDLGRGFAWLDTGTHDALLGAGQYMQVLEHRQGIRVACLEEVALRMGYIDADACYALGAQLAKSAYGKYVMDVATSLGAVPNGGR; this is translated from the coding sequence GTGAAGGGCATCATCCTCGCCGGGGGCAGCGGCACCCGGCTGCACCCGCTGACGCTCGCGGTGTCCAAGCAGCTCCTGCCCGTCTACGACACGCCGATGGTCTACCACCCCCTGTCGGTGCTGATGCTGGCCGGCATCCGCGACGTGCTGCTGATCAGCACCCCGCACGACCTGCCCGGTTTCCAGCGCCTCCTCGGCGACGGCACCCGGTACGGCATGAACATCACCTACGCCGAGCAGGCCGAGCCCAACGGGCTCGCCGAGGCGTTCGTGATCGGCGCCGACCACGTCGGCGACGACACCTCGGCGCTCGTGCTCGGCGACAACCTGTTCCACGGCTCGAACTTCTCCGACCTGCTGCACGAGTGCATCGGCGGCATCGGCCCCGACGCCGACGGGTGCGTGCTGTTCGGCTACCCCGTGCGCGACCCGGAGAACTACGGCGTCGGCGAGGCCGACGAGCACGGCCGGCTGATCTCGCTGGAGGAGAAGCCGGCGCAGCCGCGCTCCAACCGCGCGATCACCGGGCTGTACTTCTACGACGACCGGGTCTGCGAGATCGCGAAGGACCTCAAGCCGTCCGACCGCGGCGAGCTCGAGATCACCGACGTCAACCGCGTCTACCTGGAGCAGGGCCGCGCCCGCCTGGTCGACCTGGGCCGCGGCTTCGCCTGGCTCGACACCGGCACGCACGACGCGCTCCTCGGCGCGGGGCAGTACATGCAGGTCCTCGAGCACCGGCAGGGCATCCGCGTGGCCTGCCTGGAGGAGGTCGCCCTGCGCATGGGCTACATCGACGCGGACGCCTGCTACGCACTCGGCGCACAGCTCGCGAAGTCGGCTTACGGCAAGTACGTGATGGACGTCGCGACCTCGCTGGGCGCCGTCCCGAACGGAGGACGATGA
- a CDS encoding NAD-dependent epimerase/dehydratase family protein, whose protein sequence is MQRVLVTGAAGYIGTTLVPMLLEHGYAVRAVDRLFFGDDVLAPHENLEVVKTDARLLEPGHLDGVDMVIDLVAISNDPSGELFQDATYQINEQARVRCARLAREAGVQRYVLPSSCSIYGFQEPGVICSETQPTNPLTTYAKANERAEHGVLALASDEFCVVVLRQATVYGYSPRMRFDLAINGMTYGAWKNGVLPLMRDGSQWRPMVHVRDAARAQIFMLTAPVERVNGEIFNVGSEANNYQLGPLAEEVADSMANRPTIEWYGDADHRSYQVAFDKIESLGWKAELTARDGAREIAEKLENGTLEQTEKTITLSWYKDLVRWHRIIKDVELGGGILDIEGVEKMLGEKVLGDS, encoded by the coding sequence ATGCAACGCGTCCTCGTCACCGGAGCGGCGGGGTACATCGGCACCACGCTGGTCCCGATGCTGCTCGAGCACGGATACGCGGTACGGGCCGTCGACCGCCTGTTCTTCGGCGACGACGTGCTCGCCCCGCACGAGAACCTCGAGGTCGTCAAGACCGACGCCCGGCTGCTGGAGCCCGGTCACCTCGACGGGGTCGACATGGTGATCGACCTGGTGGCGATCTCCAACGACCCGAGCGGCGAGCTCTTCCAGGACGCCACCTACCAGATCAACGAGCAGGCCCGCGTGCGCTGCGCCCGCCTGGCGCGCGAGGCGGGGGTTCAGCGGTACGTGCTGCCGTCCTCGTGCAGCATCTACGGCTTCCAGGAGCCCGGGGTGATCTGCAGCGAGACGCAGCCCACCAACCCGCTCACGACGTACGCCAAGGCCAACGAGCGGGCCGAGCACGGCGTGCTGGCGCTCGCGTCCGACGAGTTCTGCGTCGTCGTGCTCCGCCAGGCCACCGTCTACGGCTACAGCCCGCGGATGCGCTTCGACCTCGCGATCAACGGCATGACCTACGGCGCCTGGAAGAACGGCGTGCTGCCGCTGATGCGCGACGGCAGCCAGTGGCGGCCGATGGTGCACGTGCGCGACGCCGCACGCGCCCAGATCTTCATGCTCACCGCGCCCGTCGAGCGCGTCAACGGCGAGATCTTCAACGTCGGCTCCGAGGCCAACAACTACCAGCTCGGCCCGCTGGCCGAGGAGGTCGCCGACAGCATGGCGAACCGGCCCACCATCGAGTGGTACGGCGACGCCGACCACCGCTCGTACCAGGTCGCGTTCGACAAGATCGAGAGCCTGGGCTGGAAGGCCGAGCTGACGGCCCGCGACGGGGCCCGCGAGATCGCCGAGAAGCTGGAGAACGGCACGCTCGAGCAGACCGAGAAGACGATCACCCTGTCCTGGTACAAGGACCTCGTCCGCTGGCACCGGATCATCAAGGACGTGGAGCTCGGCGGCGGGATCCTCGACATCGAGGGCGTCGAGAAGATGCTGGGCGAGAAGGTGCTCGGCGACTCGTGA
- a CDS encoding glycosyltransferase family 4 protein, which produces METGTGQRWLAIAEEAFVPADSGGRVESLNQLRAAHAAGVGLHVLVPGVDPGDGSPELAAHRAALPGVTVTAIPRRTGPVSHLSTAPYLFASRPLPAGLAASLRGEGFTAVLAVSFRVAHLAVALAGDLGVPAIVRPHNVESAYFAQLARSSRFPRNLPYAAEAWKLRRAEAAVHADPRIAVFAEIAEEEAATRAGLTATPVIHVPPFLPPQDGADRVHRTGPGGTVLFLGALDNANNSGGIGWFVEHCWPRLRGPGVDLHVVGRRAPAALVAELEAAGARVTVDAPEVASHLAAADVFVNPVRHGAGINIKMIEAMAAGLPVVSTPVGARGLHWRDGEHLLVADGPAAFTAAVRSLLDDPARRAGVADAGREFVTAELDGVAQIRRLVGALPPRPAR; this is translated from the coding sequence GTGGAAACGGGAACCGGACAGCGCTGGCTCGCGATCGCCGAGGAGGCCTTCGTCCCGGCCGACTCCGGAGGGCGGGTGGAGTCGCTCAACCAGCTGCGCGCGGCGCACGCGGCGGGCGTCGGGCTGCACGTGCTGGTGCCCGGCGTCGACCCGGGCGACGGCTCGCCGGAGCTGGCCGCGCACCGCGCCGCCCTGCCCGGGGTGACGGTGACGGCGATCCCGCGGCGCACCGGGCCGGTGTCGCACCTGTCCACGGCGCCGTACCTGTTCGCCTCCCGGCCGCTGCCCGCCGGGCTGGCCGCGTCGCTGCGGGGGGAGGGGTTCACCGCCGTGCTCGCCGTCAGCTTCCGGGTGGCGCACCTGGCCGTCGCGCTCGCCGGGGACCTCGGGGTGCCGGCGATCGTGCGCCCGCACAACGTGGAGTCCGCCTACTTCGCGCAGCTCGCGCGCAGCTCCCGCTTCCCGCGCAACCTGCCCTACGCCGCGGAGGCGTGGAAGCTGCGGCGCGCCGAGGCCGCGGTGCACGCCGACCCGCGGATCGCGGTGTTCGCCGAGATCGCCGAGGAGGAGGCAGCGACCCGGGCGGGGCTCACGGCCACCCCCGTGATCCACGTGCCGCCGTTCCTGCCGCCGCAGGACGGGGCGGACCGGGTGCACCGCACCGGGCCCGGCGGCACCGTGCTGTTCCTGGGGGCGCTGGACAACGCGAACAACTCCGGCGGCATCGGCTGGTTCGTCGAGCACTGCTGGCCGCGGCTGCGCGGCCCCGGCGTCGACCTGCACGTCGTCGGCCGCCGGGCGCCCGCGGCGCTGGTCGCCGAGCTGGAGGCGGCGGGGGCCCGCGTCACCGTCGACGCCCCGGAGGTGGCCTCGCACCTCGCCGCGGCCGACGTGTTCGTCAACCCGGTCCGGCACGGGGCCGGCATCAACATCAAGATGATCGAGGCGATGGCGGCCGGGCTGCCCGTCGTCTCCACGCCGGTCGGCGCGCGCGGCCTGCACTGGCGCGACGGCGAGCACCTGCTGGTGGCCGACGGGCCCGCCGCGTTCACCGCGGCCGTGCGCTCCCTGCTCGACGACCCCGCGCGGCGCGCGGGCGTCGCCGACGCGGGGCGCGAGTTCGTCACCGCCGAGCTGGACGGGGTGGCGCAGATCAGGCGCCTGGTCGGGGCGCTCCCGCCGCGACCGGCGCGCTGA